The following proteins are co-located in the Aurantiacibacter atlanticus genome:
- a CDS encoding ABC1 kinase family protein encodes MFAKHGWRGVSARLGIDRTASAEPLPTRPETLVELLQDLGPVAVKLGQILATRDDLLGPEWTGALATLQDNVAPLPYEDIASVLLEDLGAAPEEVFSSFDRTPIAAASIAQVHAARLKSGEEVVVKVRRPGMARIVDADLRLLRRLARLAERRMPEVARLRPDELLRAFSKGLSDEMDLSSEARAAEELGEFLKTLGITVPKFYWEYTSHRVNVQQRLSGFSVSDERALENIDPHLAATSYSQAVLRMILFNGLFHADPHPGNVWVQPDGPLAFIDFGAVGRLSPARRDEIVRLILAIAGENHAQAVDVLLDWAGRPAVDRSALEDDIAALIDQFKGTLLAQIQLSAIFEATFAILRTHHLGLPPDLALMLRTLLIAEGVVRRLKPDFDIAAELAPLARELMLERLDPRRAFAIGKSAITSVAALTSRIPELAGHLERYARTGKIEVAVESNPDELIAATIRKSGRQLAISIAASGMLVAAAIVSQQSSAVGISIAIVAVMAFIVTMLRKT; translated from the coding sequence ATGTTCGCCAAACATGGCTGGCGTGGCGTTTCTGCAAGACTGGGCATTGATCGCACCGCTAGTGCCGAACCTTTGCCGACGCGCCCTGAAACGCTGGTGGAACTTTTGCAGGATCTTGGGCCCGTCGCAGTCAAACTTGGCCAGATTCTCGCGACACGCGACGATCTGCTCGGGCCAGAATGGACAGGCGCCCTGGCAACGCTGCAGGATAATGTGGCACCATTGCCTTACGAAGATATCGCTTCCGTCCTGCTGGAGGATCTGGGTGCTGCGCCGGAGGAGGTTTTTTCCAGCTTTGACAGGACACCGATCGCTGCGGCCTCAATCGCGCAAGTGCACGCGGCAAGGCTGAAATCCGGTGAAGAAGTGGTTGTGAAGGTCCGGCGGCCAGGCATGGCCCGAATTGTCGATGCTGACTTGCGACTTCTCAGACGGCTCGCCCGGCTGGCCGAACGCCGGATGCCAGAGGTCGCACGCCTCCGCCCCGATGAACTCTTGCGCGCCTTTTCCAAAGGTCTTTCAGATGAGATGGACCTGTCATCAGAAGCACGTGCGGCAGAAGAGTTGGGCGAATTTCTGAAAACATTGGGCATAACCGTGCCCAAGTTTTACTGGGAATACACCAGCCACAGAGTGAATGTTCAGCAGCGCCTTTCCGGCTTTTCGGTATCGGACGAAAGAGCGCTCGAGAATATCGATCCACACCTTGCGGCCACGTCCTATTCCCAGGCCGTTCTGCGCATGATCTTGTTCAATGGCCTTTTCCATGCAGACCCGCATCCGGGCAACGTCTGGGTCCAGCCGGACGGGCCATTGGCATTTATCGACTTCGGAGCAGTAGGGCGACTTTCACCGGCACGCCGCGATGAAATAGTGCGGCTCATTCTTGCCATAGCAGGCGAAAACCATGCCCAGGCGGTGGATGTCCTTCTGGATTGGGCGGGAAGGCCGGCAGTTGACCGGAGCGCCCTTGAGGACGACATCGCGGCGCTGATTGATCAGTTCAAGGGGACGTTGCTCGCCCAGATTCAGCTTTCAGCGATTTTCGAGGCGACATTTGCCATTCTGCGCACCCATCATCTGGGTTTGCCCCCTGATCTCGCGCTGATGCTGAGAACTCTACTGATTGCCGAAGGCGTCGTGCGGCGGCTTAAACCGGATTTCGACATCGCCGCGGAGCTTGCTCCACTTGCCCGTGAACTGATGCTGGAACGCCTTGATCCGCGGCGGGCGTTTGCAATCGGGAAGTCAGCAATCACCAGTGTGGCGGCACTAACGTCGAGAATTCCGGAACTTGCCGGGCACCTGGAAAGATACGCGCGGACAGGCAAAATCGAAGTTGCGGTAGAAAGTAACCCAGATGAGCTGATCGCTGCCACGATACGCAAGTCGGGGCGTCAGCTTGCTATCAGCATCGCAGCGTCAGGCATGCTTGTCGCTGCGGCGATTGTATCGCAGCAGTCGAGTGCGGTTGGTATCAGCATTGCGATCGTAGCCGTCATGGCTTTCATCGTGACGATGCTCAGAAAAACCTAA